A genome region from Arachis duranensis cultivar V14167 chromosome 6, aradu.V14167.gnm2.J7QH, whole genome shotgun sequence includes the following:
- the LOC107494424 gene encoding uncharacterized protein LOC107494424 has protein sequence MDSIGIPCSHILGVLDLLDIAELPKSLVLQRWTRKAKEGISGYDDIGGLMEDSLAISQRACLTHWCKQVMNEGCLKSDLFNESRDALVNILSWIMAHNGDDNMMERHVEYIYKGLEKNGSIETETTRKLKHCSYCRKGGHNIATCSMRKIDERTPQFDGDAKENVEGEE, from the coding sequence ATGGACTCTATAGGTATTCCATGTAGTCATATACTTGGTGTTTTAGATCTTTTAGACATTGCAGAGCTGCCAAAATCATTAGTGCTGCAAAGATGGACTAGAAAAGCTAAGGAAGGCATTAGTGGATATGATGACATAGGCGGCTTGATGGAGGATTCCTTGGCTATCAGTCAGCGTGCATGTTTGACACATTGGTGTAAACAAGTTATGAACGAAGGGTGCCTAAAAAGTGATCTATTTAATGAATCACGAGATGCATTGGTAAATATACTTTCATGGATTATGGCTCATAATGGGGACGATAACATGATGGAGAGGCATGtggaatacatatataaaggcCTTGAAAAGAATGGAAGTATTGAGACAGAGACCACAAGGAAGCTTAAGCATTGCAGCTATTGTCGCAAGGGAGGTCATAACATTGCTACGTGTTCCATGAGGAAAATAGATGAAAGGACTCCCCAATTTGATGGTGATGCTAAGGAGAATGTTGAGGGTGAAGAATAA
- the LOC107494447 gene encoding two-on-two hemoglobin-3 isoform X1 codes for MQSLQQKAAEWSGVATDDAFAIDETNLFQKLGLQTFISLSTNFYTRVCDDEEEWFRSIFANSKKEAAIQNQYEFFIQRMGGPALYSQRRGHPALIGRHRPFPVTHQAAERWLHHMQQALDTTAEIDDDSKIKMMNFFRFIFCHTVQLHIYRCLFRSYFAFLVIFFRHTAYFLVAGDELKNQNQQVPCKHAAGR; via the exons ATGCAGAGTCTGCAACAGAAAGCGGCGGAATGGAGCGGAGTGGCAACGGACGACGCTTTCGCCATCGACGAAACCAATCTGTTTCAGAAACTTGGCCTTCAAACATTCATTAGCCTCTCCACCAATTTCTACACCAG GGTATGTGATGATGAGGAAGAATGGTTTCGTTCAATCTTCGCTAATTCTAAGAAGGAAGCCGCTATTCAAAACCAATACGAATTTTTCATCCAAAGAATGGGAGGCCCTGCTCTCTATTCTCAGAGAAGAG GGCATCCTGCTCTAATTGGTCGACATCGACCGTTTCCAGTCACGCACCAAGCTGCAGAGAGGTGGTTGCATCACATGCAACAAGCGTTGGACACAACTGCAGAAATAGATGATGACTCAAAGATAAAAATGATGAACTTTTTCAGGTTTATTTTCTGTCACACAGTGCAACTTCATATATATAGATGCTTGTTCAGATCCTATTTTGCTTtccttgttattttttttaggcACACTGCATATTTTCTGGTTGCTGGAGATGAACTGAAGAATCAAAACCAGCAAGTGCCATGCAAGCATGCAGCAGGAAGATAA
- the LOC107494447 gene encoding two-on-two hemoglobin-3 isoform X2: MQSLQQKAAEWSGVATDDAFAIDETNLFQKLGLQTFISLSTNFYTRVCDDEEEWFRSIFANSKKEAAIQNQYEFFIQRMGGPALYSQRRGHPALIGRHRPFPVTHQAAERWLHHMQQALDTTAEIDDDSKIKMMNFFRHTAYFLVAGDELKNQNQQVPCKHAAGR; the protein is encoded by the exons ATGCAGAGTCTGCAACAGAAAGCGGCGGAATGGAGCGGAGTGGCAACGGACGACGCTTTCGCCATCGACGAAACCAATCTGTTTCAGAAACTTGGCCTTCAAACATTCATTAGCCTCTCCACCAATTTCTACACCAG GGTATGTGATGATGAGGAAGAATGGTTTCGTTCAATCTTCGCTAATTCTAAGAAGGAAGCCGCTATTCAAAACCAATACGAATTTTTCATCCAAAGAATGGGAGGCCCTGCTCTCTATTCTCAGAGAAGAG GGCATCCTGCTCTAATTGGTCGACATCGACCGTTTCCAGTCACGCACCAAGCTGCAGAGAGGTGGTTGCATCACATGCAACAAGCGTTGGACACAACTGCAGAAATAGATGATGACTCAAAGATAAAAATGATGAACTTTTTCAG gcACACTGCATATTTTCTGGTTGCTGGAGATGAACTGAAGAATCAAAACCAGCAAGTGCCATGCAAGCATGCAGCAGGAAGATAA
- the LOC107494446 gene encoding 60S acidic ribosomal protein P0: protein MAGKVSKAAFDAKMWKLLRDYSQVLVVTSDNVGSNQINGIRRGLKGDSVVVMGKNSMMRRSFTLQAQRTGNKSFLNLIPLLRGNVALIFTKGDMKEVSNEVAKFKVVDPLLMCPKYLSYESYRNCSYMQSGQLPLGLKCCNQQSSQDSEPFLVCSKFTPHQHCFMQRSKQFLAMSVWSPLLLLAGSL, encoded by the exons ATGGCGGGGAAGGTGTCGAAGGCGGCGTTCGACGCTAAAATGTGGAAACTACTGAGGGACTACAGCCAGGTCCTGGTGGTTACCTCCGATAACGTCGGTTCCAACCAGATAAACGGCATTCGGAGGGGTTTGAAGGGCGATTCTGTGGTCGTGATGGGTAAGAACTCCATGATGAGACGCTCTTTCACGCTCCAAGCTCAGAGGACTGGAAACAAGTCTTTTCTCAACCTTATCCCTCTTCTTAGG GGAAATGTGGCTTTGATTTTCACGAAAGGGGATATGAAGGAGGTTAGCAATGAGGTTGCCAAGTTCAAG GTTGTTGATCCTCTTCTCATGTGCCCCAAGTACTTATCATATGAATCGTATCGCAATTGTTCCTACATGCAATCTGGACAGTTACCTTTGGGCCTCAAGTGTTGTAATCAGCAGTCGTCGCAAGATTCTGAGCCCTTTCTTGTATGCTCAAAATTCACTCCGCACCAGCATTGTTTCATGCAGAGATCAAAACAGTTCTTGGCAATGAGTGTGTGGTCTCCTCTTCTCCTTTTAGCTGGGAGCTTGTGA